In the Helicobacter typhlonius genome, one interval contains:
- the gmd gene encoding GDP-mannose 4,6-dehydratase, whose product MKKALITGITGQDGAYLAEFLLKKGYEVHGVKRRSSLFNTDRIDHLYQDPHIDNRNFFLHYGDLTDSMNLTRIIADTQPDEIYNLAAMSHVAVSFETPEYTANADGIGTLRILEAVRLLGLTQKSKIYQASTSELYGLVQEIPQSEKTPFYPRSPYACAKLYAYWITINYREAYDMFACNGILFNHESPIRGETFVTRKITRAVAKIALGLQDNLYLGNLSAKRDWGHAKDYVRMMWLILQAQKPEDWVIATGVTTEVRDFVKMAFSELGIEVEFRGEGVNEKGYIKKCNGDFQLEIGKEVVSVDERYFRPTEVDLLIGDASKAREKLGWIPEYDLNALIKDMVQSDLKLMQKDKYLKDGGYKILSYFE is encoded by the coding sequence ATGAAAAAGGCTCTTATCACAGGAATTACTGGGCAAGATGGCGCATATCTAGCAGAATTTCTCCTTAAAAAAGGCTATGAAGTGCACGGGGTAAAGCGCAGGAGTTCTCTTTTTAACACCGATAGAATCGACCATCTCTATCAAGACCCGCACATTGATAATCGCAATTTTTTCCTACATTATGGGGATTTAACCGATTCTATGAATCTCACACGCATTATTGCAGATACACAACCTGATGAAATCTACAATCTCGCCGCGATGAGCCACGTAGCCGTGAGTTTTGAGACGCCAGAATATACTGCAAATGCCGATGGAATAGGCACACTTAGAATCTTAGAAGCCGTGCGACTTTTAGGATTAACACAAAAAAGCAAAATCTATCAAGCCTCCACAAGTGAGCTTTATGGCTTGGTGCAGGAGATTCCACAAAGTGAAAAAACGCCCTTTTATCCACGTAGCCCTTATGCGTGTGCGAAACTCTATGCCTATTGGATAACGATAAATTACCGCGAGGCGTATGATATGTTTGCCTGTAATGGAATCTTATTTAACCACGAAAGCCCCATACGAGGCGAAACTTTCGTAACGCGCAAAATCACACGAGCCGTGGCAAAAATTGCACTAGGATTGCAAGATAATCTCTATCTTGGGAATCTCTCTGCTAAACGCGATTGGGGACACGCTAAAGACTATGTGCGTATGATGTGGCTTATTTTACAAGCTCAAAAGCCCGAAGATTGGGTGATTGCTACAGGCGTTACCACAGAAGTGCGTGATTTTGTCAAAATGGCGTTTAGTGAGCTTGGCATTGAAGTAGAGTTTAGAGGTGAGGGCGTCAATGAAAAAGGCTATATCAAAAAATGCAATGGGGACTTTCAGCTAGAAATTGGCAAAGAAGTGGTGAGCGTAGATGAACGATATTTCCGCCCTACTGAAGTGGATTTGCTTATTGGCGATGCGAGTAAGGCACGAGAGAAACTCGGGTGGATTCCAGAATATGATTTAAATGCACTCATCAAAGATATGGTGCAAAGTGATTTGAAACTTATGCAAAAGGATAAATACCTCAAAGATGGTGGCTATAAGATTCTAAGCTATTTTGAGTGA
- a CDS encoding metal-sensing transcriptional repressor: protein MRPAQINGIDKMISENASCPDVLIQLNAAKSAIHKVGQIVLEGHINHCVRDNICDEGSDIDKTLGELAKAIEHFSRMS, encoded by the coding sequence ATGCGTCCTGCCCAGATCAATGGCATTGATAAAATGATCAGCGAGAATGCGTCCTGCCCAGATGTGCTTATCCAACTCAACGCGGCAAAAAGCGCAATACACAAGGTAGGACAAATCGTGCTTGAAGGACATATCAATCATTGTGTGCGTGATAACATATGCGATGAGGGAAGCGATATTGATAAGACTTTGGGTGAATTAGCAAAAGCTATCGAACACTTCTCGCGTATGAGTTAG
- a CDS encoding metal-sensing transcriptional repressor: MYEQNAQNIHKRLQRIIGQLNGIDKMISENASCPDQWH; encoded by the coding sequence ATGTATGAACAAAACGCACAAAACATTCACAAAAGATTGCAACGCATTATAGGACAACTCAATGGCATTGATAAAATGATCAGCGAGAATGCGTCCTGCCCAGATCAATGGCATTGA
- a CDS encoding YifB family Mg chelatase-like AAA ATPase, with product MTYTILTATSFGTSAKVVEVEAAFTKGLPQFNITGLAHSSILESKQRVLSALANSGITLPPLKVNINLSPSDLPKSGGHFDLPIALALQKNTQESEPYFAFGELGLDGSIKYLESIYPLLLDIALLYPQARVFVPSCARDLLSPIPNLTLCFVSHLKEAIEILNQPEVAFIAKAQDSNAPTFGFKNIEIAGEQYFYDDSFMHDFAEVKGQQVAKRAALVAAAGFHNFMMEGSPGCGKSMIAKRLLYILPPSSLQEMIENVKHQALNKQNTGYTPLRPFRNPHQSASKSSILGSATQFESKPGEIALAHNGILFFDELPHFKRDILESLREPLENNKLVISRVHSKLEYDTNFLFVCALNPCPCGNLLSKSKECRCQDREISAYRTRLSEPLLDRIDLFVQMSEYDENTSQSNKELDSQSMQKMVFNAFALQKERGQKVFNGKLEEKDIALFCALDNECESLLKQASERFSLSYRAQNKIKKVARTIADLANEKYISKSHILEALSYRRIS from the coding sequence ATGACATATACGATTCTTACCGCTACAAGTTTTGGCACAAGCGCGAAAGTGGTGGAAGTAGAGGCGGCTTTTACCAAGGGCTTACCGCAATTTAACATCACAGGACTCGCCCATAGCTCCATTTTAGAATCTAAACAGCGCGTCCTATCAGCCCTTGCAAATAGCGGTATCACGCTCCCTCCACTTAAAGTCAATATCAATCTCTCTCCCTCGGATTTGCCAAAGAGTGGAGGGCATTTTGATCTACCCATCGCCCTTGCCCTGCAGAAAAACACACAGGAGAGTGAGCCTTATTTTGCCTTTGGAGAGCTTGGACTTGATGGCAGTATCAAATATCTTGAATCTATCTATCCACTTCTACTTGATATTGCGCTTTTGTATCCACAAGCAAGGGTTTTTGTCCCCTCCTGTGCGAGAGATTTACTTAGCCCTATACCCAATCTCACTCTGTGTTTTGTCTCGCATTTGAAAGAAGCTATTGAGATTCTAAACCAACCAGAAGTAGCCTTTATAGCGAAAGCACAAGATTCTAATGCACCCACATTTGGCTTTAAGAATATAGAGATTGCAGGGGAGCAATATTTTTATGATGATAGCTTTATGCACGATTTTGCGGAGGTCAAGGGTCAGCAGGTTGCTAAACGCGCCGCACTCGTAGCTGCTGCGGGATTCCATAACTTTATGATGGAGGGCTCACCCGGCTGCGGAAAAAGTATGATTGCAAAGAGACTTTTATATATATTGCCCCCTAGCTCCTTGCAGGAGATGATAGAAAATGTCAAGCACCAAGCACTAAATAAGCAAAATACAGGCTATACGCCCCTGCGCCCCTTTAGAAACCCCCACCAAAGTGCCAGCAAGTCAAGTATTTTAGGCTCGGCTACGCAGTTTGAGAGCAAGCCCGGCGAGATTGCCCTTGCGCACAATGGCATTTTATTTTTTGATGAATTGCCACATTTTAAGAGGGATATTTTAGAATCTTTGCGTGAGCCGCTTGAAAACAATAAGCTTGTTATCTCGCGTGTGCATTCCAAACTTGAGTATGATACAAATTTTCTTTTTGTATGTGCGCTTAATCCCTGCCCCTGTGGGAATCTACTCAGTAAAAGCAAGGAATGTCGCTGTCAAGACAGGGAGATTAGCGCCTATCGCACGAGACTTTCCGAACCACTCCTTGATAGGATTGATTTATTTGTGCAGATGAGCGAATACGATGAAAACACATCACAAAGCAACAAGGAGCTAGATTCACAAAGTATGCAAAAAATGGTTTTTAACGCATTTGCCTTGCAAAAGGAGCGAGGACAAAAAGTCTTTAATGGCAAGCTTGAAGAAAAGGATATTGCACTTTTTTGCGCACTTGATAATGAATGCGAATCTCTACTCAAACAGGCAAGTGAGCGATTTTCACTTTCATATCGCGCACAAAATAAGATTAAAAAAGTGGCACGCACCATTGCAGATTTAGCCAATGAAAAATATATATCCAAATCGCATATTCTCGAGGCATTAAGCTACCGCAGAATCTCATAA
- the def gene encoding peptide deformylase, with protein MALAVLTILTYPEDTKRLREKSKPVECFDENLHCFLDDMYDTMIERNGVGLAAIQVGEAKQILVINIPREDNNQYKEDLLEIINPTFLMQEDSIEWDEGCLSVPNFYESIKRFNKVSIAYKDRYGNDKILKAEGFLAVAIQHEIDHLNGVLFVDKLPILRRKKFEKELKKCKNSKE; from the coding sequence ATGGCTTTGGCAGTTTTGACGATTTTGACTTATCCTGAGGACACAAAAAGGCTTAGGGAGAAGTCCAAGCCGGTGGAGTGCTTTGATGAAAATCTTCATTGTTTCCTTGATGATATGTACGATACGATGATAGAGCGTAATGGCGTGGGACTAGCAGCTATCCAAGTGGGTGAGGCGAAGCAGATTCTCGTTATCAACATTCCACGTGAGGACAATAACCAGTACAAGGAAGATTTACTCGAGATTATTAACCCCACATTTTTGATGCAAGAAGATAGTATAGAATGGGACGAAGGTTGCCTTTCTGTGCCAAATTTTTATGAGAGCATAAAAAGATTCAATAAAGTTTCTATTGCTTATAAAGACAGATATGGAAATGATAAGATTCTAAAGGCAGAGGGCTTTTTAGCCGTGGCAATTCAGCACGAGATTGATCATCTCAATGGTGTGCTTTTTGTCGATAAGCTCCCAATCTTAAGGCGCAAAAAATTTGAAAAAGAACTCAAAAAGTGTAAAAACTCTAAAGAATAA
- a CDS encoding GGDEF domain-containing protein, with the protein MDLDDLNLDDIGNNDFFGNLDDAGLEEKKKKKLQKEVAPTPTETTQKLSSISKQALEALEKDDILPLPENFEAYFEKTLSQEQDEDVREKIKAIVESSHHDTRLIALEKVFNDNFATLRTILEHLLTLCKQMSVMESNTQKRLAEITAITNPLGAQNAIKVLMNEMRGFHKQFVVQADFITRSYREMYAQSSNVKSGAMYDTTLGIYTRSFFVHTLELECKNGKDFPRACAVVVLAPVKELTSQINEQNQLVIIFKNIARIVSKNIGTKDIVSYLGGGRFGMLLKNVQIDDAIALCKDVIHKCKTTHIFIDGTELSLNITMGGIVFDVNKAPEQMIQEAKEQLQLAQKEGESLKFSQAKVQDNNSLASDDDDADSFELPGDGFGSFDDFDLS; encoded by the coding sequence ATGGATTTGGACGATTTGAACTTGGATGATATTGGCAACAATGACTTTTTTGGGAATCTTGACGATGCTGGGCTAGAGGAGAAAAAAAAGAAAAAACTCCAAAAAGAGGTAGCGCCTACTCCCACCGAGACAACACAGAAGCTAAGCTCCATATCTAAACAAGCCCTAGAAGCTCTTGAAAAAGATGATATTCTACCCTTGCCTGAAAACTTTGAAGCATATTTTGAGAAAACGCTTTCACAAGAGCAAGATGAAGATGTGCGCGAGAAAATCAAGGCGATTGTTGAGAGTTCTCACCACGATACGCGCCTTATTGCGCTTGAAAAGGTTTTTAATGATAATTTTGCGACCCTGCGAACCATACTTGAGCATTTACTTACTCTCTGCAAACAAATGTCTGTAATGGAAAGCAACACACAAAAGCGACTAGCCGAAATTACTGCAATTACAAATCCGCTCGGTGCACAAAATGCCATAAAGGTGCTGATGAATGAGATGAGAGGGTTCCATAAGCAATTTGTGGTGCAAGCGGATTTTATCACGCGCTCATATCGTGAGATGTATGCGCAATCCTCCAATGTCAAGTCTGGCGCGATGTATGATACGACCCTTGGCATTTATACGCGCTCGTTTTTCGTCCATACGCTTGAACTTGAATGCAAAAATGGAAAGGACTTTCCAAGGGCTTGTGCGGTGGTGGTTTTAGCCCCTGTAAAAGAGCTCACATCACAAATAAATGAGCAAAATCAGCTTGTGATTATCTTTAAAAATATTGCGCGGATTGTGTCAAAAAACATCGGCACGAAGGACATTGTCTCATATTTAGGAGGCGGAAGATTCGGTATGCTACTTAAAAATGTGCAAATTGATGATGCAATAGCTTTATGCAAAGATGTAATACACAAATGTAAAACGACTCATATTTTCATTGATGGCACGGAGCTGTCTTTAAATATTACTATGGGCGGCATAGTCTTTGATGTGAATAAAGCACCAGAGCAAATGATACAAGAGGCAAAAGAGCAGTTACAGCTCGCGCAAAAAGAGGGTGAGAGCCTCAAATTCTCGCAAGCCAAGGTGCAAGACAATAATAGCTTGGCAAGTGATGATGATGACGCAGATAGCTTTGAATTACCGGGAGATGGCTTTGGCAGTTTTGACGATTTTGACTTATCCTGA
- the clpP gene encoding ATP-dependent Clp endopeptidase proteolytic subunit ClpP, whose protein sequence is MSSYIPYVIERTGRGERSYDIYSRLLKDRIILLSGEINDYVASSIVAQLLFLEAEDPEKDINFYINSPGGVITSAFSIYDTMNYIRSDISTICIGQAASAGAFLLSSGTKGKRFSLPNSRIMIHQPLGGAQGQATDIEIQAKEILRLKKSLNEIMAQNTGQSIEKISRDTERDYFMSGEEAKKYGLIDEVLTKSLK, encoded by the coding sequence ATGAGTAGTTATATACCTTATGTGATTGAGCGCACAGGTCGCGGTGAGCGTAGCTATGATATTTACTCGCGCCTCTTAAAAGATCGCATTATCTTACTTAGTGGCGAAATTAATGACTATGTTGCCTCCTCTATTGTGGCGCAGCTACTTTTTTTAGAGGCAGAAGACCCAGAAAAAGATATTAATTTTTATATCAATTCTCCCGGTGGCGTGATTACGAGTGCATTTAGCATTTATGATACGATGAATTATATCCGCTCGGATATTAGCACGATTTGTATTGGACAAGCTGCTTCCGCTGGTGCCTTTTTATTAAGCTCTGGCACGAAAGGAAAGCGGTTCTCTTTGCCAAATTCACGCATTATGATTCATCAACCTTTAGGTGGCGCACAGGGACAGGCTACCGATATTGAGATTCAGGCAAAAGAAATTTTACGTTTGAAAAAATCACTCAATGAAATAATGGCACAAAATACTGGGCAAAGCATAGAAAAGATTAGCCGTGATACCGAGCGCGATTATTTTATGAGTGGGGAGGAAGCAAAAAAATACGGGCTAATTGATGAGGTGCTTACAAAAAGCTTGAAGTAG
- the tig gene encoding trigger factor, protein MNFTTKRTNNANATINGSITLKTLEEKFDKVIKKIAKSAKIDGFRKGKVPSQVIKTRYKEQVEQDAQQEAIQDLLDSALKELGIAPNELIGSPVIAKFDKQDSKIELEIKVSITPTFSLEKVQDYVPEVKLKAITQAQIDERIAEIAKNRAPLSEVAEDRALQKDDTANIDFEGFIDDKAFEGGKGENFNLLIGSNQFIPGFEDALIGMKKGEKRGIKVTFPADYQAAHLAGKEARFDVTLHKILQKDETKINDAFAKSVVGEEATLTTFKDMIKEQLEIEQKNELYNKELKTALIESLLKSITFDLPELIVEQEMDILFRNSLSQLKPEEFENLKNNKDEARKQREEKRDEARKSVQITFIMDALAKQYNIVVSDNEVMQTIYYEAMMMGQDPRATIEYYQKNNILPAIKMTMIEDRVLHHLLDTKFESTKSTSKNAKVSKADGGSGEANE, encoded by the coding sequence ATGAATTTCACTACAAAACGCACAAATAACGCAAATGCTACCATTAATGGTAGTATCACATTAAAAACACTTGAGGAGAAGTTTGATAAAGTTATCAAAAAAATCGCTAAAAGTGCTAAGATTGATGGGTTTAGAAAGGGTAAAGTTCCCTCACAAGTGATTAAGACGCGCTACAAGGAGCAAGTCGAACAAGATGCACAACAAGAAGCAATACAGGATTTATTAGATTCTGCACTCAAAGAGCTTGGTATCGCGCCTAATGAGCTTATCGGTAGTCCTGTGATTGCGAAATTTGACAAACAAGATTCTAAAATCGAGCTTGAAATCAAAGTAAGTATTACGCCTACTTTCTCGCTTGAAAAAGTGCAGGATTATGTGCCTGAAGTCAAACTCAAAGCCATTACACAAGCACAAATTGATGAACGCATAGCAGAAATTGCCAAAAATCGCGCTCCGCTAAGTGAGGTAGCAGAAGACAGAGCATTACAAAAAGATGATACCGCAAATATCGATTTTGAGGGATTTATCGATGATAAGGCGTTTGAGGGAGGCAAGGGAGAAAACTTTAACCTCCTTATTGGTTCGAATCAATTTATACCCGGCTTTGAGGACGCGCTCATCGGTATGAAAAAGGGCGAAAAAAGGGGCATTAAGGTTACTTTTCCCGCAGATTATCAAGCCGCGCATTTAGCCGGAAAAGAGGCGAGATTTGATGTAACCTTGCATAAAATTTTGCAAAAAGACGAAACAAAAATCAATGATGCCTTTGCAAAAAGCGTAGTGGGTGAGGAAGCTACTCTCACAACATTTAAGGATATGATAAAAGAGCAGCTTGAAATAGAGCAAAAAAATGAGCTTTACAATAAAGAGCTAAAAACCGCACTTATAGAATCTCTGCTTAAAAGCATCACATTTGATTTGCCAGAATTGATTGTCGAGCAGGAAATGGATATTTTATTTAGAAATTCACTCTCACAGCTTAAGCCAGAGGAGTTTGAAAATCTAAAAAATAATAAAGATGAGGCGCGAAAACAGCGCGAGGAAAAGCGCGATGAGGCGCGAAAAAGTGTGCAGATTACATTCATTATGGACGCCCTTGCGAAACAATACAACATTGTGGTAAGTGATAACGAAGTAATGCAGACGATTTATTATGAAGCGATGATGATGGGGCAAGACCCACGCGCAACAATCGAATATTACCAAAAGAACAATATTCTTCCTGCGATTAAGATGACAATGATTGAGGATAGAGTATTGCACCATTTGCTTGATACAAAGTTTGAATCTACAAAATCTACGAGCAAGAATGCAAAAGTAAGCAAAGCAGATGGGGGAAGCGGGGAAGCAAATGAGTAG
- the fliI gene encoding flagellar protein export ATPase FliI: MSLSQIKQKLKSNINLSPNYGHLVKVMQNMLVANGVKPSVGDIVKILPYSRIPQSVEQDSVLAENDFMDDTHDLGMVIGIEEERFFISPFSFVEGHKSGDRVEILNHGLYIPVGEELLGRVINPLGEPIDDKGSLNASTSIALMRPPISALKRGLIDEVFEVGVKSIDGILTCGKGQKMGIFAGSGVGKSTLMGMIVRGSNAPIKVIALIGERGREVPEFIHKNLNDDLTNTILVVATSDDSPLMRKYGAFSAMAIAEYFKSLGNDVLFIMDSVTRFAMAQREIGLALGEPPTSKGYPPSVLTLLPQLMERAGKENGIGSITAFFTVLVEGDDLSDPIADQSRSILDGHIVLNRDLTDMGIYPPINILNSASRLINDIISSEHLAAVRKFRRLYSLIKENEMIIRIGAYQKGTDPELDEAINKQKLMEVFLKQDVDEKWSFESSLQELSRIMND; the protein is encoded by the coding sequence ATGTCTTTGTCTCAAATCAAGCAAAAGCTTAAAAGCAATATTAATCTTTCTCCAAACTACGGACATCTTGTAAAAGTAATGCAAAATATGCTTGTAGCCAATGGTGTAAAGCCTTCAGTAGGCGATATAGTGAAAATTTTGCCTTATTCTCGTATTCCCCAAAGTGTGGAGCAAGATTCAGTGCTTGCCGAAAATGATTTTATGGACGATACGCATGATTTGGGTATGGTAATAGGTATCGAGGAAGAGCGATTTTTTATTAGCCCATTTTCTTTTGTGGAGGGACATAAAAGCGGCGATAGAGTGGAGATTCTTAATCACGGCTTGTATATTCCAGTAGGCGAGGAGCTTTTGGGACGCGTGATAAATCCACTCGGCGAACCTATTGATGATAAAGGCAGTCTCAACGCCTCTACCAGCATTGCGCTTATGCGCCCACCTATAAGCGCACTTAAACGAGGATTAATTGATGAAGTCTTTGAAGTGGGCGTAAAATCCATTGATGGAATCCTCACTTGTGGCAAAGGGCAAAAAATGGGTATTTTTGCTGGTTCAGGCGTGGGAAAATCTACTCTTATGGGAATGATTGTGCGTGGCTCAAATGCACCAATCAAAGTCATTGCTCTTATTGGAGAAAGGGGGAGAGAAGTCCCAGAGTTTATACATAAAAATCTCAATGATGATTTAACAAATACTATTCTTGTGGTGGCTACAAGCGATGATTCACCGCTTATGCGTAAATATGGTGCATTTAGTGCAATGGCTATTGCGGAATATTTCAAATCTCTTGGCAATGATGTGCTTTTTATTATGGATTCTGTTACGCGTTTTGCTATGGCGCAAAGAGAAATTGGTTTAGCGCTTGGTGAGCCACCTACAAGCAAAGGTTATCCACCCTCTGTGCTTACCCTTTTGCCCCAATTAATGGAGCGCGCGGGGAAAGAGAATGGTATAGGCTCGATTACTGCATTTTTTACCGTGCTTGTTGAAGGGGACGATTTGAGCGATCCTATCGCCGACCAAAGCCGCTCTATCCTTGATGGACATATCGTTCTTAATCGCGATTTGACCGATATGGGCATTTACCCGCCCATAAATATCCTTAACTCCGCTTCGCGGCTCATCAATGATATTATTAGCTCGGAACATTTAGCGGCTGTGCGCAAGTTTAGGCGGCTATACTCGCTCATTAAAGAAAATGAAATGATTATCCGCATTGGCGCGTATCAAAAAGGCACAGACCCAGAACTTGATGAGGCGATTAATAAACAAAAGCTTATGGAGGTTTTTTTGAAGCAAGATGTTGATGAGAAATGGAGTTTTGAATCTTCACTGCAAGAGTTATCCCGCATTATGAATGATTAG
- a CDS encoding NifS family cysteine desulfurase gives MKKVYLDNNATTMLDPSIKPLMEPYFCEKFGNPNSLHKYGTQTHAAIADAIEKLYNGINADDADDIIITSCATESNNWVIKGVYFDEILKKGKKHIITTEVEHPAVRATCAFLETLGVEVTYLPINQQGTITAQQVREALRDDTALVSIMWANNETGLIFPIEEIGALCKERNVLFHTDAVQAIGKIPVDVQKAQVDFLSFSAHKFHGPKGIGGLYIRKGVELTPLFHGGEHMRGRRSGTLNVPYIVAMGEAMKLATDFLDFELTQVRRLRDRLEDSLLQIPDVFVVGTRENRVPNTTLISVRGIEGEAMLWDLNKAGIAASTGSACASEDLEANPVMVAIGADKELAHTAIRISLSRFNTSEEIDYTINVFKQAVERLRAISSSYNA, from the coding sequence ATGAAAAAAGTCTATTTAGACAACAATGCCACAACAATGCTAGACCCGAGTATTAAGCCGCTTATGGAGCCTTATTTTTGCGAAAAGTTTGGGAATCCAAATAGTCTCCATAAATATGGCACGCAAACCCACGCAGCCATTGCAGATGCTATTGAAAAACTCTACAATGGTATTAATGCCGATGATGCTGATGATATTATTATCACTTCTTGCGCGACCGAATCTAACAACTGGGTGATTAAAGGCGTGTATTTTGATGAGATACTTAAAAAAGGCAAGAAACATATTATTACCACAGAGGTGGAACACCCCGCTGTGCGTGCTACTTGCGCGTTTTTGGAGACACTTGGCGTGGAGGTTACCTACCTGCCTATCAATCAGCAAGGCACGATTACTGCCCAGCAGGTGCGTGAAGCCCTAAGAGATGATACAGCACTTGTAAGCATAATGTGGGCGAATAACGAAACCGGGCTGATTTTTCCTATTGAGGAAATAGGCGCACTTTGCAAAGAACGCAATGTGCTTTTCCACACGGATGCGGTACAGGCTATTGGTAAGATTCCCGTTGATGTGCAAAAGGCGCAGGTGGATTTTCTAAGCTTTAGTGCGCATAAGTTTCACGGACCAAAGGGCATTGGTGGATTATATATCCGCAAAGGTGTGGAGCTTACTCCGCTTTTTCACGGAGGAGAGCATATGCGTGGGCGGCGTAGCGGCACACTTAATGTGCCTTATATTGTCGCAATGGGCGAGGCGATGAAACTTGCGACCGACTTTTTAGATTTTGAACTTACGCAAGTAAGACGCTTACGCGATAGGCTTGAAGATTCACTCTTGCAAATCCCCGATGTATTTGTGGTTGGCACAAGAGAAAATCGTGTGCCAAATACGACACTCATTAGTGTAAGAGGCATTGAGGGCGAGGCTATGCTATGGGATTTAAATAAAGCCGGAATTGCCGCTTCCACAGGGAGTGCGTGTGCAAGTGAGGATTTGGAAGCAAATCCCGTAATGGTGGCAATCGGTGCAGATAAAGAACTCGCCCATACAGCGATTAGAATCTCGCTTAGCAGATTCAATACAAGTGAAGAAATTGATTACACAATTAATGTATTCAAGCAAGCTGTTGAAAGACTACGAGCGATTTCTAGCTCATACAATGCATAA
- a CDS encoding iron-sulfur cluster assembly scaffold protein NifU — MAKNDLIGGALWDAYSNKVSERMDNPTHLGVLTQKDADERGAKLIVADYGAESCGDAVRLYWLVDKDDRIIDAKFKSFGCGTAIASSDMMVELCLGKKVQEAVKITNLDVEHALRDDPDTPAVPGQKMHCSVMAYDVIKKAAGMYLGKNAEDFEDEIIVCECARVSLSTIKEVIKLNDLKSVEEITNYTKAGAFCKSCVKAGGHEKREYYLEDILRDVRAEMDRESVKNAAQKSASGNFREMTMVQKVKAIDKVIDENIRPMLMMDGGDMEILDIKDSSDGFIDVYIRYLGACSGCASGATGTLYAIESVLQGQLDSQIRVLPI, encoded by the coding sequence ATGGCAAAGAATGACTTAATCGGTGGTGCGTTATGGGACGCATATTCAAATAAAGTAAGTGAAAGAATGGATAATCCTACGCATTTAGGTGTTTTGACACAAAAAGATGCTGATGAGAGAGGAGCAAAACTTATTGTAGCAGATTATGGTGCAGAATCTTGTGGTGATGCGGTGAGATTATATTGGCTCGTGGATAAAGACGATAGAATTATTGATGCGAAATTTAAAAGCTTTGGCTGCGGGACAGCGATTGCAAGTAGCGATATGATGGTGGAGCTTTGTCTTGGCAAAAAGGTGCAAGAAGCTGTCAAAATTACAAATCTTGATGTGGAGCACGCCTTGCGTGATGACCCAGATACTCCCGCAGTGCCCGGGCAAAAAATGCACTGCTCTGTTATGGCGTATGATGTGATTAAAAAAGCAGCAGGAATGTATCTAGGTAAAAATGCAGAAGATTTTGAAGATGAGATTATCGTATGTGAATGCGCAAGAGTAAGTCTTTCTACAATCAAAGAAGTTATTAAGCTTAATGACTTAAAAAGCGTAGAGGAGATTACAAATTATACCAAAGCTGGAGCGTTTTGCAAAAGCTGCGTCAAAGCAGGCGGACACGAAAAGAGAGAGTATTATCTTGAAGATATTTTGCGTGATGTGCGTGCTGAAATGGATAGAGAATCTGTCAAAAATGCGGCGCAAAAAAGTGCAAGTGGGAACTTTAGAGAAATGACAATGGTGCAAAAAGTCAAAGCCATTGACAAAGTAATTGATGAGAATATCCGTCCGATGTTGATGATGGACGGAGGCGATATGGAGATTTTGGATATTAAAGATTCAAGCGATGGCTTTATTGATGTGTATATCCGCTATCTTGGGGCGTGTAGCGGGTGTGCGAGTGGGGCGACAGGCACACTTTATGCCATAGAATCTGTTTTGCAAGGACAGCTTGATTCTCAAATCCGCGTGTTACCGATATAA